Proteins from a genomic interval of Watersipora subatra chromosome 10, tzWatSuba1.1, whole genome shotgun sequence:
- the LOC137405607 gene encoding cytochrome P450 3A29-like, with product MLLGGFEIPLWLALGAPAVTLLYLYSTRTFNKFKKSGVPGPKPYPVIGSGMALYGDNLMNIDTKFRQTYGKFVGIFEGTTPVLLVYDGLWLKEAFIKNFNKFSSRREFVFGGAINEGLFTIGGEHWKFVRKMLSPEFASGKLKRLMPAIQECDDTFVQLLREQNGQPVDIRRKTNLLTLDVISKTAFGFDAKTQTKEDNEFTKNAFVLIDRTEANSTLYERIHLGLAIALALFAPLWMARLGSRLFNLGILEKNANIYFEQLCSSVIEARQTGEVVGADFLQNLANNVVDVSKNKTPMLTDEQGKPWTRDGLTKQEVIGNAILFLFAGFQTTADTMFFIFYELAMHQDIQERLYEEIMSVCETEEVTPEQLNELKYLDRCIQETMRLYPQGFRFDRIASEDVTIRDIFIEKGTAVTASAWVIQRDPEVWENPEEFEPDRFLPEKMTEEMSASFMPFGMGNRQCIGNRLALTEMKMTVIATLKAFRIDKNEETPERPLKFKPVLAIAPMETIKVTFKERS from the exons ATGTTGCTAGGAGGGTTTGAGATTCCTCTTTGGCTTGCACTAGGTGCTCCTGCAGTTACACTTCTCTATCT ctACTCAACGAGAACGTTTAACAAGTTCAAGAAGTCAGGAGTTCCTGGACCCAAACCTTATCCAGTTATAGGGAGTGGCATGGCTCTCTACGGAGAT AATCTCATGAACATTGATACAAAGTTTCGACAGACATACGGCAAGTTTGTTGG AATCTTTGAGGGGACAACTCCCGTGCTGTTGGTTTACGATGGCCTGTGGCTGAAAGAAGCTTTCATAAAGAATTTCAACAAGTTCTCAAGCAGGAGAGAATTTGTATTTGGTGGGGCCATTAATGAAGGACTGTTTACCATAGGCGGAGAGCATTGGAAGTTTGTAAGGAAAATGCTCTCTCCAGAATTTGCTTCTGGGAAGCTAAAAAGG CTGATGCCCGCTATCCAGGAGTGTGATGATACTTTCGTTCAGCTGCTCAGAGAACAGAATGGACAACCGGTGGATATCAGAAG AAAAACAAACCTTCTCACCCTAGATGTCATCTCAAAGACAGCGTTTGGATTTGATGCCAAGACTCAGACAAAAGAGGACAATGAATTCACAAAGAATGCATTTGTTTTGATAGACCGGACTGAAGCGAACTCAACTCTTTATGAGCGAATACACCTTGGTTTAGCTATTGCTTTAGCAT TGTTTGCACCTTTGTGGATGGCAAGACTCGGGAGTCGCCTCTTCAATCTGGGAATCCTGGAAAAAAATGCCAATATTTACTTTGAGCAGCTCTGCAGCAGTGTGATCGAAGCTAGGCAAACAGGAGAAGTTGTAGGTGCCGACTTTCTGCAGAATCTTGCAAACAATGTTGTGGATGTTTCAAAGAACAAGACGCCTATGTTAACAGACGAACAAGGAAAACCTTGGACTCGGGACG GATTGACAAAACAGGAAGTCATCGGTAATGCCATACTTTTCCTGTTTGCTGGTTTCCAGACAACTGCTGACACAATGTTCTTCATCTTTTATGAACTCGCTATGCATCAAGACATACAAGAGAGG TTGTATGAAGAGATCATGTCTGTGTGTGAGACCGAAGAGGTCACTCCAGAGCAGCTGAATGAACTTAAGTATCTAGACAGATGCATTCAGGAAACTATGAGACTCTACCCTCAGGGTTTTAg GTTTGACCGAATTGCTTCTGAAGATGTCACCATTAGGgacatttttatagaaaaaggAACAGCTGTGACAGCATCTGCCTGGGTCATCCAGAGAGATCCAGAGGTCTGGGAAAATCCTGAAGAATTTGAACCAGACAG ATTTCTACCAGAGAAAATGACGGAAGAGATGTCTGCGTCTTTTATGCCCTTTGGAATGGGTAACCGACAGTGTATTGGGAATCGTCTCGCTCTTACTGAGATGAAGATGACGGTCATTGCTACTTTGAAGGCGTTTAGGATAGATAAGAATGAGGAGACGCCT GAGAGACCTTTAAAGTTTAAGCCTGTGCTAGCCATAGCTCCAATGGAGACTATCAAGGTAACCTTCAAAGAACGTTCCTGA